The proteins below come from a single Sorghum bicolor cultivar BTx623 chromosome 4, Sorghum_bicolor_NCBIv3, whole genome shotgun sequence genomic window:
- the LOC8069977 gene encoding uncharacterized protein LOC8069977 isoform X2 gives MQILPRPSMFSLLRLRSSVVATATTTTTTTTTTTTSSTAQYYAASALPRRLPAVLWRPPAPARRASPHPLPPDPPAPRLFRYPNGSRGMATTSGSGIKGGGDDTMAEADNGERDGRRTAAHNGDGDKHTRKKKIVLLCGDGPPARTDGSVYRGIFLWKKTYRIANRNETRIEPMLLSDPKDCMFITGRQTCGMHYPRHMLQILSLKLAKIDVDGGPIELYGYMAARDVLEPLLNYVLNVSRNDPIVVEQGSLIEMTGPKRGIELCDTTLIEYDMRIKMDGEEEDDLQLIDGVSLVDERTTASAYAFTKRIHGDCGAVDITVSRLDFAVEATIEIRISEVGSNFNLCVGCFTSGLCEEIQLFKGAISEPRALRRCVVAAVIDTWMDVKLKVGSGPSYSSDNTEHWCTFKTTNHGWSGQQIKVEFASILVKVTWSTLSFMSGF, from the exons ATGCAAATCCTCCCGCGACCATCCATGTTCTCTCTCCTCCGTCTCCGTAGCAGCGTCGTCGCTACGGCTACGACTACgactacgacgacgacgacgacgacgacctcctccACTGCCCAATACTACGCCGCCTCCGCACTACCTCGTCGCCTCCCCGCTGTTTTATGGCGGCCACCAGCGCCTGCGCGACGAGCATCTCCACATCCACTGCCTCCCGATCCACCTGCACCTCGTCTTTTCAG ATATCCAAATGGATCTCGCGGTATGGCCACCACCagtggaagtggaatcaaaggcggcggcgacgacacgATGGCTGAAGCAGACAATGGCGAACGAGATGGGAGGAGGACGGCTGCGCACAACGGCGACGGCGACAAACatacaaggaagaagaagattgTTCTTCTATGTGGCGATGGCCCTCCCG CACGCACCGATGGTTCTGTATACAGGGGCATCTTTTTGTGGAAAAAAACGTATCGCATTGCGAACCGCAATGAAA CTCGGATCGAGCCAATGCTGTTATCAGATCCCAAAGATTGCATGTTCATTACGGGTAGGCAAACCTGTGGGATGCATTATCCACGACACATGTTGCAAATTTTGTCCTTAAAGTTGGCTAAGATTGATGTGGATGGTGGCCCCATAGAGTTGTATGGATATATGGCTGCGCGGGATGTTCTTGAACCATTGCTTAATTATGTCCTCAATGTTAGCAGGAATGATCCCATCGTCGTGGAGCAG GGTTCTCTCATAGAAATGACTGGCCCTAAGCGAGGGATTGAGTTGTGTGACACTACTCTGATTGAATATGACATGAGGATCAAGATGGACGGAGAAGAGGAAGATGATTTACAGCTGATTGATGGTGTATCACTTGTAGACGAGAGAACCACAGCCAGTGCTTATGCATTCACAAAACGCATCCATGGCGATTGTGGAGCAGTTGACATAACTGTATCACGTCTTGACTTTGCAGTTGAGGCAACCATAGAAATTCGCATATCTGAGGTAGGAAGCAATTTCAACTTGTGTGTGGGCTGTTTTACCAGTGGGTTATGTGAAGAAATCCAGCTCTTTAAGGGCGCCATTAGTGAGCCGCGTGCCTTAAGGAGATGTGTTGTTGCTGCAGTGATAGATACTTGGATGGATGTGAAGTTGAAGGTAGGTTCAGGGCCTTCTTACAGCAGTGACAATACGGAGCATTGGTGTACCTTCAAAACGACCAATCATGGATGGAGCGGTCAACAGATAAAGGTTGAGTTTGCCTCCATATTGGTGAAGGTGACCTGGTCAACGTTGTCTTTCATGAGTGGCTTCTAG
- the LOC8069977 gene encoding uncharacterized protein LOC8069977 isoform X1 produces MQILPRPSMFSLLRLRSSVVATATTTTTTTTTTTTSSTAQYYAASALPRRLPAVLWRPPAPARRASPHPLPPDPPAPRLFRRYPNGSRGMATTSGSGIKGGGDDTMAEADNGERDGRRTAAHNGDGDKHTRKKKIVLLCGDGPPARTDGSVYRGIFLWKKTYRIANRNETRIEPMLLSDPKDCMFITGRQTCGMHYPRHMLQILSLKLAKIDVDGGPIELYGYMAARDVLEPLLNYVLNVSRNDPIVVEQGSLIEMTGPKRGIELCDTTLIEYDMRIKMDGEEEDDLQLIDGVSLVDERTTASAYAFTKRIHGDCGAVDITVSRLDFAVEATIEIRISEVGSNFNLCVGCFTSGLCEEIQLFKGAISEPRALRRCVVAAVIDTWMDVKLKVGSGPSYSSDNTEHWCTFKTTNHGWSGQQIKVEFASILVKVTWSTLSFMSGF; encoded by the exons ATGCAAATCCTCCCGCGACCATCCATGTTCTCTCTCCTCCGTCTCCGTAGCAGCGTCGTCGCTACGGCTACGACTACgactacgacgacgacgacgacgacgacctcctccACTGCCCAATACTACGCCGCCTCCGCACTACCTCGTCGCCTCCCCGCTGTTTTATGGCGGCCACCAGCGCCTGCGCGACGAGCATCTCCACATCCACTGCCTCCCGATCCACCTGCACCTCGTCTTTTCAG AAGATATCCAAATGGATCTCGCGGTATGGCCACCACCagtggaagtggaatcaaaggcggcggcgacgacacgATGGCTGAAGCAGACAATGGCGAACGAGATGGGAGGAGGACGGCTGCGCACAACGGCGACGGCGACAAACatacaaggaagaagaagattgTTCTTCTATGTGGCGATGGCCCTCCCG CACGCACCGATGGTTCTGTATACAGGGGCATCTTTTTGTGGAAAAAAACGTATCGCATTGCGAACCGCAATGAAA CTCGGATCGAGCCAATGCTGTTATCAGATCCCAAAGATTGCATGTTCATTACGGGTAGGCAAACCTGTGGGATGCATTATCCACGACACATGTTGCAAATTTTGTCCTTAAAGTTGGCTAAGATTGATGTGGATGGTGGCCCCATAGAGTTGTATGGATATATGGCTGCGCGGGATGTTCTTGAACCATTGCTTAATTATGTCCTCAATGTTAGCAGGAATGATCCCATCGTCGTGGAGCAG GGTTCTCTCATAGAAATGACTGGCCCTAAGCGAGGGATTGAGTTGTGTGACACTACTCTGATTGAATATGACATGAGGATCAAGATGGACGGAGAAGAGGAAGATGATTTACAGCTGATTGATGGTGTATCACTTGTAGACGAGAGAACCACAGCCAGTGCTTATGCATTCACAAAACGCATCCATGGCGATTGTGGAGCAGTTGACATAACTGTATCACGTCTTGACTTTGCAGTTGAGGCAACCATAGAAATTCGCATATCTGAGGTAGGAAGCAATTTCAACTTGTGTGTGGGCTGTTTTACCAGTGGGTTATGTGAAGAAATCCAGCTCTTTAAGGGCGCCATTAGTGAGCCGCGTGCCTTAAGGAGATGTGTTGTTGCTGCAGTGATAGATACTTGGATGGATGTGAAGTTGAAGGTAGGTTCAGGGCCTTCTTACAGCAGTGACAATACGGAGCATTGGTGTACCTTCAAAACGACCAATCATGGATGGAGCGGTCAACAGATAAAGGTTGAGTTTGCCTCCATATTGGTGAAGGTGACCTGGTCAACGTTGTCTTTCATGAGTGGCTTCTAG
- the LOC8069977 gene encoding uncharacterized protein LOC8069977 isoform X3 has protein sequence MQILPRPSMFSLLRLRSSVVATATTTTTTTTTTTTSSTAQYYAASALPRRLPAVLWRPPAPARRASPHPLPPDPPAPRLFRRYPNGSRGMATTSGSGIKGGGDDTMAEADNGERDGRRTAAHNGDGDKHTRKKKIVLLCGDGPPARIEPMLLSDPKDCMFITGRQTCGMHYPRHMLQILSLKLAKIDVDGGPIELYGYMAARDVLEPLLNYVLNVSRNDPIVVEQGSLIEMTGPKRGIELCDTTLIEYDMRIKMDGEEEDDLQLIDGVSLVDERTTASAYAFTKRIHGDCGAVDITVSRLDFAVEATIEIRISEVGSNFNLCVGCFTSGLCEEIQLFKGAISEPRALRRCVVAAVIDTWMDVKLKVGSGPSYSSDNTEHWCTFKTTNHGWSGQQIKVEFASILVKVTWSTLSFMSGF, from the exons ATGCAAATCCTCCCGCGACCATCCATGTTCTCTCTCCTCCGTCTCCGTAGCAGCGTCGTCGCTACGGCTACGACTACgactacgacgacgacgacgacgacgacctcctccACTGCCCAATACTACGCCGCCTCCGCACTACCTCGTCGCCTCCCCGCTGTTTTATGGCGGCCACCAGCGCCTGCGCGACGAGCATCTCCACATCCACTGCCTCCCGATCCACCTGCACCTCGTCTTTTCAG AAGATATCCAAATGGATCTCGCGGTATGGCCACCACCagtggaagtggaatcaaaggcggcggcgacgacacgATGGCTGAAGCAGACAATGGCGAACGAGATGGGAGGAGGACGGCTGCGCACAACGGCGACGGCGACAAACatacaaggaagaagaagattgTTCTTCTATGTGGCGATGGCCCTCCCG CTCGGATCGAGCCAATGCTGTTATCAGATCCCAAAGATTGCATGTTCATTACGGGTAGGCAAACCTGTGGGATGCATTATCCACGACACATGTTGCAAATTTTGTCCTTAAAGTTGGCTAAGATTGATGTGGATGGTGGCCCCATAGAGTTGTATGGATATATGGCTGCGCGGGATGTTCTTGAACCATTGCTTAATTATGTCCTCAATGTTAGCAGGAATGATCCCATCGTCGTGGAGCAG GGTTCTCTCATAGAAATGACTGGCCCTAAGCGAGGGATTGAGTTGTGTGACACTACTCTGATTGAATATGACATGAGGATCAAGATGGACGGAGAAGAGGAAGATGATTTACAGCTGATTGATGGTGTATCACTTGTAGACGAGAGAACCACAGCCAGTGCTTATGCATTCACAAAACGCATCCATGGCGATTGTGGAGCAGTTGACATAACTGTATCACGTCTTGACTTTGCAGTTGAGGCAACCATAGAAATTCGCATATCTGAGGTAGGAAGCAATTTCAACTTGTGTGTGGGCTGTTTTACCAGTGGGTTATGTGAAGAAATCCAGCTCTTTAAGGGCGCCATTAGTGAGCCGCGTGCCTTAAGGAGATGTGTTGTTGCTGCAGTGATAGATACTTGGATGGATGTGAAGTTGAAGGTAGGTTCAGGGCCTTCTTACAGCAGTGACAATACGGAGCATTGGTGTACCTTCAAAACGACCAATCATGGATGGAGCGGTCAACAGATAAAGGTTGAGTTTGCCTCCATATTGGTGAAGGTGACCTGGTCAACGTTGTCTTTCATGAGTGGCTTCTAG
- the LOC8069977 gene encoding uncharacterized protein LOC8069977 isoform X4: MQILPRPSMFSLLRLRSSVVATATTTTTTTTTTTTSSTAQYYAASALPRRLPAVLWRPPAPARRASPHPLPPDPPAPRLFRRYPNGSRGMATTSGSGIKGGGDDTMAEADNGERDGRRTAAHNGDGDKHTRKKKIVLLCGDGPPARTDGSVYRGIFLWKKTYRIANRNETRIEPMLLSDPKDCMFITGRQTCGMHYPRHMLQILSLKLAKIDVDGGPIELYGYMAARDVLEPLLNYVLNVSRNDPIVVEQGSLIEMTGPKRGIELCDTTLIEYDMRIKMDGEEEDDLQLIDGVSLVDERTTASAYAFTKRIHGDCGAVDITVSRLDFAVEATIEIRISE, from the exons ATGCAAATCCTCCCGCGACCATCCATGTTCTCTCTCCTCCGTCTCCGTAGCAGCGTCGTCGCTACGGCTACGACTACgactacgacgacgacgacgacgacgacctcctccACTGCCCAATACTACGCCGCCTCCGCACTACCTCGTCGCCTCCCCGCTGTTTTATGGCGGCCACCAGCGCCTGCGCGACGAGCATCTCCACATCCACTGCCTCCCGATCCACCTGCACCTCGTCTTTTCAG AAGATATCCAAATGGATCTCGCGGTATGGCCACCACCagtggaagtggaatcaaaggcggcggcgacgacacgATGGCTGAAGCAGACAATGGCGAACGAGATGGGAGGAGGACGGCTGCGCACAACGGCGACGGCGACAAACatacaaggaagaagaagattgTTCTTCTATGTGGCGATGGCCCTCCCG CACGCACCGATGGTTCTGTATACAGGGGCATCTTTTTGTGGAAAAAAACGTATCGCATTGCGAACCGCAATGAAA CTCGGATCGAGCCAATGCTGTTATCAGATCCCAAAGATTGCATGTTCATTACGGGTAGGCAAACCTGTGGGATGCATTATCCACGACACATGTTGCAAATTTTGTCCTTAAAGTTGGCTAAGATTGATGTGGATGGTGGCCCCATAGAGTTGTATGGATATATGGCTGCGCGGGATGTTCTTGAACCATTGCTTAATTATGTCCTCAATGTTAGCAGGAATGATCCCATCGTCGTGGAGCAG GGTTCTCTCATAGAAATGACTGGCCCTAAGCGAGGGATTGAGTTGTGTGACACTACTCTGATTGAATATGACATGAGGATCAAGATGGACGGAGAAGAGGAAGATGATTTACAGCTGATTGATGGTGTATCACTTGTAGACGAGAGAACCACAGCCAGTGCTTATGCATTCACAAAACGCATCCATGGCGATTGTGGAGCAGTTGACATAACTGTATCACGTCTTGACTTTGCAGTTGAGGCAACCATAGAAATTCGCATATCTGAG TGA